One genomic region from Streptomyces venezuelae encodes:
- a CDS encoding ABC transporter permease: protein MTRYILKRLAGAALVLLALSVLVYALFYLAPGDPARLACGERCNPQQVAQVREQLGLNEGVFAQYLHFLQGVFVGRDYSTGTSVAHCGAPCLGLSYQSDQQVTQLVLERLPATASLALGALVVWLVVGVGTGLLSALRRGGPTERILTVLTLAGTGTPVFILGLLLLMLVCAHLQWLPFPSYVPLGEDPEQWAWNMLLPWLTLGFFESAKYSRLTRSSTLETLAEDHIRTFRAYGVGERAVVTRHALRGAVPPVIAISAVDLGSMFGGAVLTESLFGIPGLGKTLIDGVREIDLPVVVGVVMVMGVAVVLAGVVADLLYAAADRRVVLK, encoded by the coding sequence ATGACCCGCTACATCCTCAAGCGGCTCGCGGGTGCCGCGCTCGTCCTCCTGGCGCTCTCGGTCCTCGTGTACGCCCTCTTCTACCTGGCGCCCGGCGACCCCGCGCGGCTCGCCTGCGGGGAGCGCTGCAACCCGCAGCAGGTCGCCCAGGTGCGCGAGCAACTCGGCCTGAACGAAGGCGTCTTCGCGCAATACCTGCACTTCCTCCAAGGCGTCTTCGTCGGCCGCGACTACTCCACCGGCACCTCCGTCGCGCACTGCGGCGCACCCTGCCTCGGGCTCTCGTACCAGAGCGACCAGCAGGTCACCCAGCTCGTCCTGGAGCGGCTCCCCGCCACCGCCTCGCTCGCCCTCGGCGCCCTCGTCGTCTGGCTCGTCGTCGGCGTCGGCACGGGACTGCTCTCGGCGCTGCGCCGAGGCGGCCCGACCGAGCGGATCCTCACCGTCCTCACCCTCGCCGGCACCGGCACGCCCGTCTTCATCCTCGGACTCCTGCTCCTCATGCTCGTCTGCGCCCACCTCCAGTGGCTGCCCTTCCCGAGCTACGTCCCGCTCGGCGAGGACCCCGAGCAGTGGGCCTGGAACATGCTGCTGCCCTGGCTGACCCTCGGCTTCTTCGAATCCGCCAAATACTCGCGGCTCACCCGGAGTTCGACCCTGGAGACGCTCGCCGAGGACCACATCCGCACCTTCCGCGCGTACGGCGTGGGGGAGCGGGCCGTCGTCACCCGCCACGCCCTGCGCGGCGCCGTCCCGCCCGTCATCGCGATCAGCGCCGTCGACCTCGGCTCGATGTTCGGCGGAGCCGTGCTCACCGAGTCCCTCTTCGGCATCCCCGGACTCGGCAAGACCCTCATCGACGGCGTGCGCGAGATCGACCTGCCGGTGGTGGTCGGCGTGGTCATGGTGATGGGCGTGGCCGTCGTCCTCGCCGGTGTCGTCGCCGACCTGCTGTACGCCGCCGCCGACCGAAGGGTGGTCCTGAAGTGA
- a CDS encoding ABC transporter permease codes for MTAPTDTSAPVAGIPATGAARQVRQRLRNRPAALVSAGVLLLLVLLALAAPLLAALVGQDPYAYHDDLVDSARGGVPYGSFGGASADHWLGVEPGTGRDLFVRLLYGARISLLVAVGATAVQVALGVVVGLAAGLGSRWVDGLLGRITDVLVALPMLVLAIALTAVVPRDFPRPLLLILVIGLLGWAGTSRIVRAQTLTLKSLDFVAASRLAGSGRRRTARRELLPALAAPVITYAAILVPTNMVVEASLSFLGVGVTPPTPSWGQMLSTAQTWFRADPAYVLLPAGLLFVTVLAFTVLGDAVRTALDPREASRLRVGTRKETS; via the coding sequence GTGACCGCTCCGACCGACACGTCGGCGCCCGTGGCGGGCATCCCCGCCACGGGCGCCGCCCGGCAGGTCCGGCAGCGGCTCCGCAACCGCCCCGCCGCCCTCGTCTCCGCCGGAGTCCTCCTCCTGCTCGTCCTCCTCGCCCTCGCCGCGCCGCTGCTCGCCGCCCTCGTGGGCCAGGACCCGTACGCGTACCACGACGACCTCGTCGACTCGGCCCGCGGCGGCGTCCCGTACGGCTCCTTCGGCGGAGCGAGCGCCGACCACTGGCTCGGCGTCGAACCCGGCACCGGCCGTGACCTCTTCGTCCGCCTCCTCTACGGAGCCCGGATCTCGCTGCTCGTCGCCGTCGGCGCCACCGCCGTCCAGGTCGCCCTCGGCGTCGTCGTCGGCCTGGCCGCCGGGCTCGGCAGCCGCTGGGTCGACGGTCTCCTCGGCCGGATCACCGACGTGCTCGTCGCGCTGCCGATGCTGGTCCTCGCCATCGCGCTGACCGCCGTCGTCCCCCGGGACTTCCCCCGCCCGCTGCTGCTGATCCTCGTCATCGGCCTGCTCGGCTGGGCGGGCACCTCCCGGATCGTGCGGGCCCAGACGCTCACCCTCAAGAGCCTCGACTTCGTCGCCGCCTCCCGGCTCGCGGGCTCGGGACGCCGGCGGACCGCCCGCCGCGAACTGCTGCCCGCGCTCGCCGCGCCCGTCATCACCTACGCGGCGATCCTCGTCCCCACCAACATGGTCGTCGAGGCGTCCCTCTCCTTCCTCGGGGTGGGCGTCACCCCGCCCACCCCGTCCTGGGGACAGATGCTGTCGACCGCGCAGACCTGGTTCCGCGCCGACCCCGCGTACGTCCTGCTGCCCGCCGGACTCCTCTTCGTCACCGTGCTCGCCTTCACCGTCCTCGGCGACGCCGTCCGCACGGCCCTCGACCCGCGCGAGGCGAGCCGGCTGCGCGTGGGCACCCGTAAGGAGACCTCCTGA
- a CDS encoding dipeptide ABC transporter ATP-binding protein, with amino-acid sequence MTPHSEDRLVEVRDLTVEFDRDGDPVRAVDGLSFSLGEGRALALVGESGSGKSTVAGALLGLHRGTGARVTGSVRVGGIDVATAGPGELRRLRGGVAAMVFQDPLSALDPYYAVGDQIAEVHRIHSGATRRDARARAVEVLDRVGISDAARRSRSRPHEFSGGMRQRALLAMALACEPRLIVADEPTTALDVTVQAQILDLLHELRRETGTALLLVTHDVGVAAESVDELLVMRGGREIERGPVDGVLGAPSEPYTRRLLGAVPRLDGPLRPAVPAPTGEPLLEAVDLRREFGRGKRAVTAVDGVSLTVHAGETLGVVGESGSGKTTLGRMLVRLLDPTGGRLRYGGKEIGALPDRELRPYRRELQMVFQDPVSSLNPRRSVGESIADPLRAAGERDETRIRARVRELLDRVGLEPDRHAAYPHEFSGGQRQRVGIARALAAGPRVVVCDEPVSALDVTTQAQVTALLAELQAELGLGLVFIAHDLAVVRQVSDRVAVMRGGRIVEQGTVEEVYGAPQDPYTRRLLAAVPSLDPVLAAERRGRRRELAVA; translated from the coding sequence GTGACCCCGCACAGCGAAGACCGCCTGGTGGAAGTCCGGGACCTCACCGTCGAGTTCGACCGGGACGGCGATCCCGTACGGGCCGTGGACGGGCTCTCGTTCAGCCTCGGCGAAGGCCGCGCCCTGGCCCTCGTCGGCGAGTCCGGCAGCGGCAAGTCCACCGTCGCGGGCGCCCTCCTCGGCCTCCACCGGGGGACGGGAGCCCGGGTCACCGGCTCCGTACGCGTCGGCGGCATCGACGTCGCCACCGCCGGGCCGGGCGAGCTGCGCAGACTGCGCGGCGGCGTCGCCGCCATGGTCTTCCAGGACCCGCTGTCCGCCCTCGACCCCTACTACGCCGTCGGCGACCAGATCGCCGAGGTCCACCGGATCCACTCCGGGGCCACCCGCCGGGACGCCCGGGCCCGCGCCGTGGAGGTCCTCGACCGCGTCGGCATCTCCGACGCGGCCCGCCGCTCCCGCTCCCGCCCGCACGAGTTCAGCGGCGGCATGCGCCAGCGCGCCCTCCTCGCCATGGCCCTCGCCTGCGAGCCGCGGCTCATCGTCGCCGACGAACCGACCACCGCCCTCGACGTCACCGTGCAGGCCCAGATCCTCGACCTGCTCCACGAGCTCCGGCGCGAGACGGGCACGGCGCTGCTCCTCGTCACCCATGACGTCGGCGTCGCCGCCGAGAGCGTCGACGAGTTGCTCGTCATGCGCGGCGGCCGGGAGATCGAACGCGGGCCCGTCGACGGGGTGTTGGGTGCGCCGTCGGAGCCGTACACGCGAAGGCTGCTCGGCGCCGTGCCCCGGCTCGACGGGCCGCTGCGGCCCGCCGTCCCCGCGCCCACGGGCGAGCCGCTCCTCGAAGCGGTCGACCTGCGGCGGGAGTTCGGGCGCGGCAAGCGCGCGGTCACCGCGGTCGACGGTGTCTCGCTCACCGTCCACGCCGGCGAAACCCTGGGCGTCGTCGGGGAGTCCGGCAGCGGCAAGACCACCCTCGGCCGCATGCTCGTGCGGCTCCTCGACCCGACAGGGGGCCGGCTCCGTTACGGGGGCAAGGAGATCGGCGCCCTGCCGGACCGGGAGCTGCGTCCGTACCGCCGCGAGCTCCAGATGGTCTTCCAGGACCCCGTCTCCTCCCTCAACCCGCGCCGCTCCGTGGGCGAGTCGATCGCCGACCCGCTGCGTGCGGCGGGGGAGCGCGACGAGACCCGGATCCGCGCCCGGGTGCGGGAGCTGCTCGACCGGGTGGGGCTCGAACCCGACCGGCACGCGGCCTACCCGCACGAGTTCAGCGGAGGCCAGCGGCAGCGCGTCGGCATCGCCCGCGCGCTCGCCGCCGGCCCCCGGGTCGTCGTCTGCGACGAACCCGTCTCCGCGCTCGACGTCACCACCCAGGCCCAGGTGACCGCGCTGCTCGCCGAGCTCCAGGCCGAACTGGGCCTCGGGCTCGTCTTCATCGCCCACGACCTCGCCGTCGTCCGCCAGGTCAGCGACCGTGTCGCCGTCATGCGCGGCGGCCGGATCGTCGAGCAGGGCACGGTCGAGGAGGTGTACGGCGCACCCCAGGATCCGTACACGCGCCGGCTCCTCGCCGCCGTCCCGTCCCTCGACCCGGTCCTCGCGGCAGAGCGCCGGGGAAGGCGTCGGGAACTGGCCGTCGCCTGA
- a CDS encoding Ms4533A family Cys-rich leader peptide, whose product MSHRHVAFDRAAIELALIGVTRHAVADILCS is encoded by the coding sequence ATGTCGCACCGTCACGTCGCCTTCGATCGCGCCGCCATTGAGCTGGCGCTCATCGGCGTGACCCGGCACGCCGTGGCCGACATTCTCTGTAGCTGA
- a CDS encoding DUF3152 domain-containing protein, which produces MGRHSRKGPAPSVPGTEQRAAAGRTAGTAAQGAAGQPRTAGTGQTGEAPGQAGGTGRRRRAPGDGQDATGTPAHGTPQYGTPAHGTPQYGTPQSGAPQYGPQSYGRQPSGPQSYGGQGYGGRTSSGQGYGGGVFDTPAHGTPGTPAYGIPAYGTTPVRGGHPQHDEGAGPRPEGYGHRRGSHRAAAPEQDTHVAEQADPQGPFIPGPRRESAAGADDGTENGDGTPVDGSAGRTFKGRTLTGIAAAAVTTVLAVVVAGQVADRADAPSVAHAADGPAERAEGDDSASRSDDRVTPSRPSTAAPAAPSASASAPAPTYEQLMTRQFPIDPKLTGSGDFEAVPGFQKAPGKGRLVRYRIDVEKGIGLDARLFASAVHKTLNDERSWAGQGAMTFERISSGEPQFVITLASPGTTGEWCRKSGLDTTVDNVSCDSASTERVMINAFRWAQGSETFGPKAMYAYRQMLINHEVGHRLGHGHVSCATPGALAPVMQQQTKSLKVDGIACRPNPWVYPGS; this is translated from the coding sequence GTGGGACGACATAGTCGCAAGGGCCCCGCGCCCTCGGTGCCCGGCACCGAGCAGCGCGCGGCGGCCGGACGGACGGCGGGGACGGCGGCGCAGGGCGCGGCCGGACAGCCCCGGACGGCGGGTACCGGGCAGACCGGGGAAGCACCCGGACAGGCCGGGGGGACGGGACGCCGGCGCAGGGCGCCGGGCGACGGCCAGGACGCCACCGGCACGCCGGCGCACGGGACACCGCAGTACGGGACACCGGCGCACGGGACCCCGCAGTACGGGACCCCGCAGTCCGGGGCGCCTCAGTACGGACCCCAGTCGTACGGCCGGCAGCCGTCCGGACCCCAGTCGTACGGCGGTCAGGGCTACGGCGGTCGGACCTCCAGCGGTCAGGGGTACGGCGGCGGGGTCTTCGACACCCCCGCGCACGGCACCCCGGGCACGCCCGCGTACGGCATCCCCGCCTACGGCACCACTCCCGTACGCGGCGGCCATCCGCAGCACGACGAGGGCGCCGGGCCGCGGCCCGAGGGCTACGGCCACCGGCGCGGCTCGCACCGGGCCGCCGCGCCCGAGCAGGACACGCATGTGGCCGAACAGGCCGACCCTCAGGGGCCGTTCATCCCCGGACCCCGGCGCGAGAGCGCGGCCGGCGCGGACGACGGCACGGAGAACGGCGACGGGACCCCGGTCGACGGGTCCGCCGGCCGGACCTTCAAGGGCCGCACCCTGACCGGTATCGCGGCCGCCGCCGTCACCACCGTCCTCGCCGTCGTCGTCGCCGGACAGGTCGCCGACCGGGCGGACGCGCCGAGCGTCGCCCACGCGGCCGACGGGCCGGCCGAGCGGGCCGAGGGCGACGACTCCGCCTCCCGCTCCGACGACCGGGTCACCCCGTCACGCCCGTCGACCGCCGCCCCTGCCGCGCCGTCCGCGTCCGCTTCGGCCCCGGCGCCGACGTACGAGCAGCTCATGACGCGTCAGTTCCCGATCGACCCGAAGTTGACCGGCTCCGGGGACTTCGAGGCCGTGCCGGGCTTCCAGAAGGCGCCGGGCAAGGGGCGCCTCGTCCGCTATCGGATCGACGTCGAGAAGGGGATCGGGCTCGACGCCCGGCTTTTCGCCTCGGCCGTGCACAAGACGCTCAACGACGAACGCAGTTGGGCCGGTCAGGGCGCGATGACCTTCGAGCGGATCTCCTCCGGGGAGCCCCAGTTCGTCATCACCCTCGCGAGCCCCGGCACCACCGGGGAGTGGTGCCGGAAGTCCGGACTCGACACGACGGTCGACAACGTGTCCTGCGATTCCGCCAGCACCGAGCGCGTGATGATCAACGCTTTCCGCTGGGCGCAGGGCTCGGAGACCTTCGGGCCCAAGGCCATGTACGCGTACCGCCAGATGCTCATCAACCACGAGGTCGGGCACCGGCTCGGGCACGGGCACGTGAGCTGCGCGACTCCCGGCGCGCTCGCGCCCGTGATGCAGCAGCAGACGAAGTCGCTGAAGGTCGACGGAATCGCCTGCCGCCCCAACCCCTGGGTGTATCCCGGAAGTTGA
- a CDS encoding glycosyltransferase — MRIGLLTEGGHPYATGEAGLWCERLVHGLGQHQFDLYALGPTGTPPPSSRPLPLPPNARTVRTGDVADPDAETVPSRIERAAFGDDRASRRAYGRRERRRFTEAFHALATGLCAEHDETSFATGLYALADLARESGGLPGALRSDDAVRALESACRAPGARRTAAAAVLPDHLAFADHLERALRPLSLDWYEEEALGAVDLCHATAGGTTALPGLLAKRFFGTPLLVTEYGVRLRAHYLSPAAADRSAPLRALLAGLHGRLAAETYGQAALLTPGNAHARRWQEKCGADRARIRTVHPGLAADRFAEVGEDEESGDPATLVWVGRVEPAKDLVALLHAFADLRARQPDARLRIVAVPTGEPCADTYLTHCKGFAAQLFPDEAPVAHAVGENPVTFEELGGPEAPTLEDTYASAAVVVLSSVVEGFPTSLVEAMFCARATVSTDVGAVVEVIGGTGLVVPPRNPRALADACLALLRDPERRHRLGAAARARALELFTVEQNLAAFRGIYLELLSHAPVRHRPGDGVPFAHPAEAHVPGSWTHQAVTAGTGAPDA; from the coding sequence GTGCGGATCGGACTGCTCACGGAAGGTGGCCACCCGTACGCCACCGGTGAGGCCGGACTCTGGTGCGAACGGCTCGTGCACGGGCTCGGGCAGCACCAGTTCGACCTCTATGCCCTCGGCCCCACCGGCACCCCGCCGCCCTCGTCGCGACCGTTGCCCCTGCCGCCGAACGCCCGGACCGTCCGCACGGGGGACGTCGCCGACCCCGACGCCGAGACCGTGCCGAGCCGCATCGAGCGGGCCGCCTTCGGCGACGACCGCGCCTCCCGCCGCGCCTACGGCCGCCGCGAGCGCCGCCGCTTCACCGAGGCCTTCCACGCCCTCGCCACCGGCCTCTGCGCCGAACACGACGAGACGTCCTTCGCCACCGGCCTCTACGCCCTCGCCGACCTCGCCCGCGAGAGCGGCGGACTGCCCGGCGCGCTCCGCTCCGACGACGCCGTCCGCGCCCTCGAATCCGCCTGCCGCGCCCCCGGCGCACGCCGGACCGCGGCGGCGGCCGTCCTTCCCGACCATCTCGCCTTCGCCGACCACCTTGAGCGCGCCCTGCGCCCGCTCTCCCTCGACTGGTACGAGGAGGAGGCGCTCGGCGCCGTCGACCTCTGCCACGCCACCGCCGGCGGCACGACCGCCCTCCCCGGCCTCCTGGCCAAACGCTTCTTCGGCACACCGCTCCTCGTCACCGAGTACGGCGTCCGGCTCCGCGCCCACTACCTCTCACCGGCCGCCGCCGACCGCTCCGCCCCTCTGCGCGCCCTCCTCGCCGGCCTCCACGGCCGGCTCGCCGCCGAGACCTACGGGCAGGCCGCGCTCCTCACCCCCGGCAACGCCCACGCGCGCCGCTGGCAGGAGAAGTGCGGCGCCGACCGCGCCCGCATCCGTACCGTCCACCCCGGACTCGCCGCCGACCGCTTCGCCGAGGTCGGCGAGGACGAGGAGAGCGGCGATCCGGCCACCCTCGTCTGGGTCGGCCGCGTCGAACCCGCCAAGGACCTCGTCGCGCTGCTGCACGCCTTCGCCGACCTCCGCGCCCGGCAGCCCGACGCCCGGCTCCGGATCGTCGCCGTCCCCACCGGCGAGCCGTGCGCCGACACGTACCTCACCCACTGCAAGGGCTTCGCGGCGCAGCTCTTCCCCGACGAGGCCCCGGTCGCGCACGCCGTCGGCGAGAACCCCGTCACCTTCGAGGAGCTCGGCGGCCCCGAGGCCCCCACCCTGGAGGACACGTACGCCTCCGCCGCCGTCGTCGTCCTCTCCAGCGTCGTCGAGGGCTTCCCGACCAGCCTCGTCGAGGCCATGTTCTGCGCCCGAGCCACCGTCTCGACCGACGTCGGCGCGGTCGTCGAGGTCATCGGCGGCACGGGCCTCGTCGTCCCGCCGCGCAACCCGCGCGCCCTCGCCGACGCCTGCCTCGCGCTGCTCAGGGACCCCGAGCGCCGCCACCGGCTGGGCGCCGCGGCCCGCGCCCGCGCGCTCGAACTCTTCACCGTCGAACAGAACCTCGCCGCGTTCCGCGGCATCTACCTGGAACTCCTCTCCCACGCGCCGGTGCGCCACCGCCCCGGGGACGGCGTGCCCTTCGCCCATCCGGCCGAGGCCCACGTGCCCGGCAGCTGGACGCACCAGGCCGTGACCGCGGGCACAGGAGCCCCCGATGCCTGA
- a CDS encoding spherulation-specific family 4 protein produces MSHLTTTTATGAVQALGVGVPGYAHPLLAPVEWGELTRPGTPLHWAVLNVADGPGSRPDPHCLEAAGKLRNAGVRVLGHLDLAHGSRPFGELVSDAHRFLDWYKVDGYYLDRAPADRADLAGTRRLTATLEAVLGGEAHLVLGHGTHPHPGYAETADQLVTFSGSWVDYRWSQVAEWTADYPEAKFVHLVHGVPRTHLEEALRIARWQGAGTIFFTDRAGGPGQSTPFHSLPGYWDEIVSRIGTGVSE; encoded by the coding sequence GTGTCGCATCTGACGACGACCACGGCCACGGGAGCGGTCCAGGCCCTGGGGGTGGGCGTCCCCGGCTACGCCCACCCGCTGCTCGCCCCCGTCGAGTGGGGCGAGCTGACCCGCCCGGGGACCCCGCTGCACTGGGCCGTGCTCAACGTCGCGGACGGCCCGGGCAGCCGTCCCGACCCGCACTGCCTGGAGGCCGCGGGGAAGCTCCGTAACGCCGGGGTCCGGGTCCTCGGGCACCTGGACCTCGCGCACGGCTCCCGTCCCTTCGGGGAGCTGGTCTCGGACGCCCACCGCTTCCTCGACTGGTACAAGGTGGACGGCTACTACCTGGACCGGGCCCCCGCCGACCGGGCCGACCTGGCCGGGACGCGGCGGCTCACCGCGACCCTGGAGGCCGTCCTCGGCGGTGAGGCCCACCTCGTCCTCGGGCACGGCACCCACCCCCACCCGGGGTACGCGGAGACCGCCGACCAGCTGGTCACCTTCTCCGGCTCCTGGGTGGACTACCGCTGGTCGCAGGTGGCGGAGTGGACCGCCGACTACCCGGAGGCGAAGTTCGTCCACCTCGTGCACGGGGTCCCGCGCACGCACCTCGAAGAGGCGCTGCGGATCGCCCGCTGGCAGGGCGCCGGGACGATCTTCTTCACCGACCGCGCAGGGGGTCCGGGGCAAAGCACCCCATTCCACTCGCTGCCCGGCTACTGGGACGAAATCGTCTCGCGGATCGGAACGGGTGTCTCGGAATGA
- a CDS encoding ABC transporter substrate-binding protein has product MRQSSVISRRVAAAAVSLVLATGAAACAGPEDTGAKGGAAGKAAAGTPQKGGTLTVLNSEAQSDFDPARLYTSGGGNVPSLVFRTLTTRNREAGAAGSKVVPDLATDLGRPNKDATEWTYTLKEGLEFEDGTPITSADVKYGIERSFAAELSGGAPYLRDWLVGGDTYEGPYKDKKGLASVVTPDDRTIVFKLRKPEGEFPFVATQTQFAPVPKAKDTGAKYEEHPVSSGPYKVVKNENDGERLVLERNEHWDPKTDEERKAYPDRVDVRSGLDEAVINQRLATSSGADAAAVTTDTNLGPAELAQIGSDKALAARVGTGRFGFTNYIAFNPKVKPFDNPKVRQAISYAVNRTSVVNAAGGSALAEPATTFLPEQKSFGFTPYDHFPAGKTGNPEKAKQLLKEAGFPNGLTVTLLHSTAQNRTTSPEIATAVQEALGKAGITVKLDGQEPNSFNEKRWSVKDAPGFFLSRWGADWPAGGPFLAPIFDGRQIVSNGSNYNHAQLNDPAVNKEIDEINKLTDLKAAAVRWGALDKKIGEQALDVPLFHPVYKRLVGKDIKNVVISDWTGVLDISQVSVK; this is encoded by the coding sequence ATGCGTCAATCGTCCGTCATTTCGCGCCGCGTGGCAGCGGCCGCCGTCAGTCTCGTCCTGGCCACGGGCGCCGCCGCCTGCGCGGGACCCGAGGACACCGGCGCCAAGGGAGGCGCCGCCGGCAAGGCGGCCGCGGGCACCCCGCAGAAGGGCGGCACGCTCACCGTCCTCAACAGCGAGGCCCAGTCCGACTTCGACCCCGCCCGCCTCTACACCTCCGGCGGCGGCAACGTCCCCTCCCTCGTCTTCCGCACGCTCACCACCCGCAACCGCGAGGCGGGCGCGGCCGGCAGCAAGGTCGTCCCCGACCTCGCCACCGACCTCGGCCGGCCCAACAAGGACGCCACGGAGTGGACGTACACCCTCAAGGAGGGCCTCGAGTTCGAGGACGGCACGCCCATCACCAGCGCCGACGTCAAGTACGGCATCGAGCGCTCGTTCGCCGCCGAGCTCTCCGGCGGCGCCCCCTACCTGCGTGACTGGCTCGTCGGCGGCGACACGTACGAAGGCCCGTACAAGGACAAGAAGGGCCTGGCCTCCGTCGTCACGCCCGACGACCGGACCATCGTCTTCAAGCTGCGCAAGCCCGAGGGCGAGTTCCCCTTCGTCGCCACGCAGACCCAGTTCGCCCCCGTCCCCAAGGCCAAGGACACCGGCGCGAAGTACGAGGAGCACCCCGTCTCCTCCGGCCCGTACAAGGTCGTCAAGAACGAGAACGACGGCGAGCGGCTCGTCCTGGAGCGCAACGAGCACTGGGACCCGAAGACCGACGAGGAGCGCAAGGCCTACCCGGACCGCGTCGACGTCCGGTCCGGCCTCGACGAGGCCGTCATCAACCAGCGCCTCGCCACCTCCTCCGGGGCCGACGCCGCCGCCGTCACCACCGACACCAACCTCGGCCCGGCCGAGCTCGCCCAGATCGGCTCCGACAAGGCACTGGCCGCCCGCGTCGGCACCGGCCGCTTCGGCTTCACCAACTACATCGCCTTCAACCCGAAGGTGAAGCCCTTCGACAACCCCAAGGTCCGCCAGGCGATCTCGTACGCGGTCAACCGCACCAGCGTCGTCAACGCGGCCGGCGGCTCCGCGCTCGCCGAGCCCGCCACCACCTTCCTGCCCGAGCAGAAGTCCTTCGGCTTCACGCCGTACGACCACTTCCCGGCCGGGAAGACCGGCAACCCGGAGAAGGCCAAGCAGCTCCTGAAGGAGGCCGGCTTCCCGAACGGTCTCACCGTCACGCTGCTGCACTCCACCGCCCAGAACCGGACCACCAGCCCCGAGATCGCCACCGCGGTCCAGGAGGCCCTCGGCAAGGCCGGCATCACGGTGAAGCTCGACGGCCAGGAGCCCAACTCCTTCAACGAGAAGCGCTGGAGCGTCAAGGACGCGCCCGGCTTCTTCCTCTCCCGCTGGGGCGCCGACTGGCCGGCCGGCGGTCCGTTCCTCGCGCCGATCTTCGACGGCCGCCAGATCGTCTCCAACGGCTCCAACTACAACCACGCGCAGCTGAACGACCCGGCGGTCAACAAGGAGATCGACGAGATCAACAAGCTGACCGATCTCAAGGCCGCCGCCGTCCGCTGGGGCGCCCTCGACAAGAAGATCGGCGAGCAGGCCCTCGACGTGCCCCTCTTCCACCCGGTCTACAAGCGGCTCGTCGGCAAGGACATCAAGAACGTCGTCATCAGCGACTGGACCGGCGTCCTCGACATCTCGCAGGTCTCGGTCAAGTGA
- a CDS encoding NAD-dependent epimerase/dehydratase family protein → MRVLLLGANGFIGRFVADRLLADPAVHLTALGRGDDADVRFDLASGSPGALTRFLDAVHPGVVVNCAGATRGGARELTRHNTIAVATVCEALRRSGCGARLVQVGCASEYGPSQPGSSTAEDAVPRPGGPYGVSKLAATELVLGSGLDAVVLRVFSPVGPGTPAGSPLGRLAEAMRRAMQAGDGELKLSGLGVQRDFVDVRDVARAVHAASLSAAQGVVNIGTGRAVRLRDAAAVLARVAGYSGNLHELDAPHGIPQRPMIGAPRTEGTIADQLASAPYPYPDGCGPWQQADVRTARDRLGWRPRINLEESLADIWMEAACRI, encoded by the coding sequence ATGAGGGTGCTACTGCTCGGAGCCAACGGCTTCATCGGACGCTTCGTCGCCGACCGGCTGCTCGCCGACCCGGCCGTCCACCTCACCGCCCTCGGCCGCGGCGACGACGCCGACGTACGCTTCGACCTCGCCTCCGGCAGCCCCGGCGCGCTCACCCGCTTCCTCGACGCCGTCCACCCCGGAGTCGTCGTCAACTGCGCGGGCGCCACCCGCGGCGGCGCCCGCGAGCTGACCCGGCACAACACCATCGCCGTCGCCACCGTCTGCGAGGCCCTGCGCCGCAGCGGCTGCGGAGCCCGGCTCGTCCAGGTCGGCTGCGCCTCGGAGTACGGGCCGAGCCAGCCCGGCTCCTCCACGGCCGAGGACGCCGTACCCCGCCCCGGCGGCCCGTACGGCGTGTCCAAGCTGGCCGCGACCGAACTCGTCCTCGGCTCGGGTCTCGACGCCGTCGTCCTGCGGGTGTTCTCGCCCGTCGGCCCCGGCACGCCCGCCGGCTCCCCCCTCGGCCGCCTCGCCGAGGCGATGCGCCGCGCGATGCAGGCGGGGGACGGCGAGCTCAAGCTCAGCGGACTCGGTGTGCAGCGCGACTTCGTCGACGTACGGGACGTGGCCAGGGCCGTCCACGCGGCCTCCCTGTCCGCCGCCCAGGGCGTCGTCAACATCGGCACCGGCCGCGCGGTCCGGCTCAGGGACGCCGCCGCCGTGCTCGCCCGGGTCGCCGGCTACTCCGGCAACCTCCACGAGCTTGACGCCCCGCACGGCATCCCGCAGCGCCCCATGATCGGCGCACCCCGCACCGAGGGGACCATCGCCGACCAGCTGGCCTCCGCCCCCTACCCGTACCCCGACGGCTGCGGCCCCTGGCAGCAGGCCGACGTCAGGACCGCCCGCGACCGGCTCGGCTGGCGGCCCCGGATCAACCTGGAGGAGTCGCTCGCCGACATCTGGATGGAGGCGGCGTGTCGCATCTGA